The genomic region aaaaatcttgCATTTTGTGGCTACTAAGAtgcaaacagaaagaaaaaaagctcAAGAAATTCTATGAAGACAAATGGGATGCAATGAATTATTGAAAGATAGTCGACCTAAGCATTATTGGCAACCCCAATTAACAAGCATTGAGCTCCCATCAACTTAACGATGCTCGAAATTCATgtaaaggaagaaaagatgcATATAGAACACAATAGCACcacataaaaacttaaaaagagTCCAAAAACCAATAAATATAACCTGTAATTTGGCAACACGAGATTGCATGGAGCCAACAAATTTATCGTGTTTTTCCAGGAGATCTGCAATAGCATCCTCATCACTAGCAGACACTGTTTCTTTTTCAGTAGATGTAGGATAACCTCGCTGCTTAAACTTCAAACCAAAAGAAGATGGTATAGGTTACAATTTTTGCCCACCAAAAAGAAACACCATCCAGTAGTTAACATGAGAAAATAATAAATCTTATACAGTTCCATGGTCTTTACTACAGTGATCTATCCATGGTTCCAGTCAGTCCTCATATCATGACATTATGGGGAAAGAAAAGTACATTGAGAATTGGGCACAATTTGCAATTAAGTGTAACTCATGGTTAAAAACTTGAATGCCATTTTTTTGAATAATGACAGAGTATTCCCATGTCATTTTCTTAAGTGCAATTTGTGATGCGTATCAAGAAAGAAAGATGGCACAAAAAGGCAGAACAAAGATGTAGCCATACCGCATTTAAAGGGATAATATTTGGTGCAGACGCTGTTCCCAGGGTACCATTGGAAGTAGGTCCCTCGTAGTTAGAATATCTATCTCTTTTCTCCCAATTTACAGCAATTGAGTGCAATCTCCCTAGATATACCATATAGAGCTTGGGTCATACTTCACTAGACTAGTCATATAAATGACACACAAGCAAAAAACCTATACCTCCTCTTTGACCTTCAGCAGAAAATGCTTCTCTGCTCACCTTGTGCCCTGGAGCCTCAtcttaataacaaaaaaaaagaaagaaaggtgaAAAAAGAAATAGTAGCTTAAGGTTTGACAATATGACACTCGGTCTCAAAGATATATAAAAGATAGACAAACCCACATGTAAAAGGCCATCAATCATTAAAGAAAACATTAAAGATAATATAGAATACAATACTATACAATAGAGAGACCAAATTAAAACACATGGCAAATGACAGCAATGAATATGCAAAACATACAAATGTTCTGATAACAGCCATTAGAAATGCGCCAGAGAATCCATTTTCAGAGTAAGGAATTTTCCCATTCCCTTGGTTGGCAATACCATCCTCAGAGGGTTAATTTCTTACTAATGGTTTTCATGATCACACCTCCATCTGCTTTGATTTCACACTAGTGAGAAGGCCTTTCTTTGGGTGACTATCTGATAAATACCTATGTGGAATAATGATTACCGATGATTTAAGGAGATAAGATGGCTTGTGGTTCTACTGTATGCTTGGTTCATTCAACCAGCCTTGTACAACCTTTGCAACTGATATGAAAACTGTTTATTTCCAAAATAATGCAAGAAACTTAAATGGCTATAACATTACTTTGGTACAACAAAGCGATTATTCAAGTAGGGGGTCAGGCAGAGGGGAGGGCGACCTCCCCAACTCACACACACATGAAGGCTTGAACAGCTGATATTATAaatctaatatttaaaatattctgccaataaagatatttaaaatatcaatataaTCTCAAGTGTTAACATATCCAAGGCTTGTGTAGCAGAGACTAGAAAATCCATCAGACTTACAATATTATGGCTCACATATAGACACGTCATTGATGTATAAACATCTTCAAAAGCATAAGTAAACTGAGATAAGATATATACCAAAATTGACAACCACCCCAAGAATCAAGATCCAAAATTAGACTAAATGGCGATATATTGAATATATTGGATGAGTGGAAAGCGTTCTACTAAAGATTAGATACATACAACTTTCATGCTGGTAACTTGCAGTTGGCGCCATCATTGAACTAGTTTCATGCTTCCCAGGCCCAAAATATATATCATCTTTTGTGTTCTTTTCAGCATGTATTCCCTGAGTTGAACTTAAAACTGTTGAGAAGCCATTCTTATCTGCAGCACTGCTTAATTCAATAGCCTTAGAAGCAGGGGATTCAGACACCGAAGAGACAGCTGGCTTATCCACTTCTTCTCTGCTATTGGACAACTTCCGGAAATCAGTTGCCTTTGACTGCAAAGAAAATGCCAGTGGTCTTCCAGCAACGCTAACCTCTTTTCTAGACTCAGCTGACAGCTCTGACCTCATACTAGTTCTTGGTACAATTACAGGTATGACATCAGACTTGTTAAAAGTTGGAATATTAGCTGTTGAATGGGTCTTAGTAGAACTCCTCTTCAGGGTTGATGCATTAGGAACTGCCACTGAACTAGCCACAATAGTTTTTGGACTGGAATTCATACTGATCCTTTGAGGAGCACCAGGAACAATTCCTGTGGCTTCATTCAGAGGATAATCAGGCATTAAACAGTCAACATCAGAATGAAGTAATAACATAAAGAAATGTGAAAAAGCTAAGATAAGATCTGTGATAAAACAAATCTGAGAATCCCAGCAACACagcaaaaattaaatttaaaaaaaggcTAATAATTTGCCTACATGCAATAATTTTTGGCTCCTTAACGAGATCTGAATTCTGAGAAACTGATAACCTTCCAAGAGATTTTGTTTCCTTCACTAAAGAATCTGAATTTTGTGAAACAGATAACCGGCCCAAACTAGATTTAGCAGCGTTCTCATTGAGCACAGAGAGATTCCCACCAGACAATGATTTAGATTCTGAATGCCCACTCAATCTGCTGGCATTACCAATTGCATACGGTTCAATGCGCTAACCAAGCAACAGATAAGTTTTAAATCAATAGTTAATACCACCAGGGCTAGAAACCAAGAAAACACTCCAAGAACAAAGATAAACTGAATAATACCGAGATGTCTACAACCCACACTCCAACACAACTCTGATTGTAAGAGCATCCAAGAAGCTTTCCCTCATGAACATTAAGATCTGACAATCGAGACCATCCCACCTCCACAGCATCATGGCACCTTATTGGCTCCCACGAGAAAACCTATGCAGTAAAACTATTAAGTATGCGTATCTGATAATCCTGATTATTATGAAGGATTATATGAGCTTGCCTTTAAACTTTCATGCAATCCACAGAGTAGGGCTCTCCCATCAGGGCTAAAAGTCAAAGAACGCACTCCAGTTGTCTGTTAGAAACTAGAAATTAGATAGATAATCTCCTTAATAGAAAGAAAATCATGAAAATCTTAATTTCTTGGCAATATTATGGACCAATACTTTTACAAATTAAGAGCCAAGAGATGTATTCAAGAGGTATACAGCACCTCAGGTCCAGCAGAGCCAATTAGCTCGAAGGTTTCAAGGTCCCAAAATTTGACAGTTCTATCTGCTGAACCTGAAAAGGAGGTGAGGAGgggatcaagaaagcaatatATGTGAAATACTATGCAAGAACAGGTGCAGTGTAAATGAATGCAGATTACCAGAGTTTACGGTTGTTTATATGCCGGAATAAAAGAAGTAATAAGCACTCTTGGAAGCAGCATGTTATACACTTTATTGATATTCGAAACAACCACACAATTTTGAAATGCCACTATTATTGTTACTTTCCGTCGCCAAAATTTACAGCTGGTAAAGAGCCACTTTAAGAAATGAAACAGCTACTGTAGACAGATAGACTCGTCAAGTTCCCACTAAAAACGGATACACACACGAAAACTCACTAGTCATTCTTTGGTTATTTGGGGAATCTCGAAGACGTAAAGGTCAGAACATGGTAGAATATGTATCCACATGACTTTTCGATGGGTAAAGTATAAGGTGATCAATAAATTGAAATTAGCACTGAAAAAGTTCTGAACTAATTGAAATCAAGTGCCTCCAGCTTTATAGATCATGTAAAGCCCTGATACGGAAATTTTGGACATTCAAATCTATGTTTGGAAAGGGACAATGTGTCACGAATAGGAAAATCTCACCTACGTTCTTTTACCAAAATATTAACACTAATAGTTGAAAACTAGTTGAGGACTAAGTTAAGGGATGCAGAAGCCAAGTTCAAAATTCAATAAACTAGAGTCCCTCTAGCTTCTTACGTAATAATGCAGTTTACACATGTAGTCGGCAGGTTCAGTGTCTTAAAGTCTCTCTAAGTTACAAAATTAATGTGTTTAAGTGTCGCAAATTAGTCACTAGAATTTGTAAGTATATTATGTGGATCTTTCCAGACTCCTGTCCCACCCAATTAGCCTACAAAGGGGACTACTTTGTAAGCTTTTACTGTCAGAGTTAGTAAAAGAATTTTTCTAATGTCTCGGAAAGATATGCATATTCCAACTTATATCTAGATACTTTATAGATTTTCCTGCCCCATTAAACAACACAAAGCACCAGACACCAGGATATCTAATGGTCAAACTGATCCAGTTAAGAACCAGATAATAGGAAAACCAATTTCAATAAGAAATGAAAACAGTGGATAAAACTATTATCTGTAGCAAGGAAGAAGCAGCCTACAATGAAGCAATGGCCTATCTTGAGCTGTAGGATGACAAAATGGCACCTCAATATATAAACAATAATCCGCGGGACTATCAGAACACACCAAGGACATTGACACCCATTTTCATTTGCCCGAGGAAACAATGCACTGCAATATACAGCTAATAACACCAGCTCAACTCATGACTGATGAGTACAAAAGAAGATACCAACCTGTTGCTAGCAGAAACTCGTGGGGATGAAAGTCTATGCACTGAACCTGGCCCTCATGACACTTGAAGTCATGCAGCAGCTTTCCAGCGGTCAGGTCCCACAACTGTGAAATATTAGATTTTAGTTTATTTGTTGTCTGAAAAAACATCAAATGGCATAATTTGTCTAAAGACTACATGTATCAACATCCATAATAATGGCCAAAGAAAATAGAATTAATTATTTTGCAAGGGGAAAGAAATAGTAACCTTCACAGTGTTGTCCTCTCCACCAGAAACAACCCAACGTCCATCTGGGGTAAATCTGATAGCATTGACCCCTCGAGTATGGCCTTTGTATGTGTGAATACACCCCTTCTTCCTGATATCCCatattttgagatttgtatCTAAGGAGCCAGATGCAAAGAACTCCCCAAAAGGATGAAAGTCCACAGATATACAATTGGATCTGTGACCGGTAAGCGTGCGAACAACTACACAAAAAATCACgtcccaaaaccaaaaaatatatatatataagacaaTTTGACAGCATAAAATAGATATCTAAAAAAGCTCCCAGTGCAGTTTCGTTAGGGGGTAGTCTCTTGTTTGGCAGAATTTAAAGGAAGATATTgcagaaaaaatataaaataaaataaataaaccgCATACTCTTTGCCTCCTCTAAATCCCAAAGCTTAATTGTACCACTTGCAGCTCCTGCAGCTACTAAGACCTCTGAAGAATCAAAGCTTACTGAATCAATTCCACTGGTGTGTCCAGACAAACTCTGGGCATGAAGGGACGTCGAGAAGATTAGATTCAATGAAATAACAAAACTTGTTCCAAGTTGATAACTATACAATTTCTCTGGAAAATTTGCAGCAGCATCAATATTAACCTCACAAGGAGAGAGGGAGCGCGTAGGTTACCAGTAAGGCATTGGGTTTCCCAATGGCCCAGAGATTGACCTTGTGATCTTCTCCGCCGGTGACAAGAACTCTAGAAGACTTTCTGCCAATCTTGAGGCAATTCACAGCTGCAGAATGTGCTACAAATTCCTCTGAGGCACAACCCAGGTTAAGGCTAAAAATACAGGAGATATTATTCTGAATCTGATACCCGTACATacaaacatacacacacacagaaaagtgtgtttaaagaaaaaaagagaaccaTAGATTGTGTGTGTGCAATCTGCCAATGACAGAGGGAAACTGTAGGGcataatgaaataaataaaccaaGAAGAGGATACGTAGCTTGTAAGCGCGTTTAGTAGTCatgggggaagaagaagaaaagagaaaccCTAGCCGCCCTAGGTAAATATAGCAGCAGCTCTGACCACACCAGTCCGACGTAGTCCACGCACTGAAATCAAATCTCAAATCTCAATGTCAAAGTGCTGCTGAATATGATGAGAAGGGTGATGATTGTGGTTCCATTCCGGATCTCGAAGAATGCACTCCGTTCTGCTCCGTAAcgtcaaaattgaaaattcaaataCAGAACAAATTTAGGGATAAAAGAGATTAGATCGGGAGATGAGAGCGATAggaaagatgaagaaaagaatACAGCGGTACATTACATTGTGAAACTGAAGGGAAAGAATGAAGATTGGATTGGGTTGGAGGTTTCTTTCGTTTAtcgctgctgctgcttcttcttcacACTCTCAAAGTTGTCACAAAATCTAAAATTACATTTCTtgtcaaaattgaaaatgaaaatgtaccAGAGAGACGAAAGAAAGGGGTACCATGGAGTAGAGAGTAGCAATTAGTAATTAGAGTATGGAGTATTCTTAAAAGGTAATTAAAGTTGGAGGTACAAGTTACTCTTACCACGGGCGACAGCGACTCAGCGAGTATTCCTCTGCTTCCAACtccaatttcattcattcattcattccccaGACCAGACCAGACCAGACCAGATTGTTCAAATAAAAAGGCAACGGCGAGCCAGTGGCCGCTGTAGCGGATGCCAATCTATAACTGAGTCGGTGCACGCAGACGCACGCGAGGATGAGCCGCTTTCCTTTCACGACTTGGGTATATATACAACACTAAACACAGTGGGAGAATTAGTATTGTTGTACTTTTGTCTTTCGTTTAGTTTAATGCTATTGTATTGATACAatatttttctctctaattAATCATTATACTTCTTTTGCCTGATATAACTTGTGtctatattttattatattcgaattgtttatttttttttatcaacgtatgactatattttattatattctaATTGTTTATCCTCTTCATTATTATATTAGATATGTTTAGAGAAATTCCTTAATTTGACAACCGTTTagttatttatatatgttgaaCAAATCAATAATTACGATAagtaataatatttttgtgattATTCATCAATTTCTTCTATTCATATGAACGATTAAATAATCTTTAAATTAGATAAATTTTATTAGAGATCTAAAGTGTTCAAGAAGATAATGAGTGGGTGAATAGATAATGAGTGGGTGAGTAAAAGGACCATTGTCCATGCTGTTTCTCCTTCCTtcccaaatcaaaattaaaggGACTGGCCACCCATCACTCACCTTCCTCAACTCTCTACCTTTTAtcgtttcctttttttcttttctttttgggacGAATTCTCGTttccttttcttcattttttttttcttttcttctttttgatttgggtttttaatatgtttttcattttttgtataGACTAATTCTCATacattttgtgtttgtgtatatatatatcatgtggGAGCCACTATTAACATGATCACATACCTTTGACactttattaaaaaattcaattagagATGTTATGTATTGAACTTGGACCAAAGATACAATGCAAATAAAAATAGTTACTGAAAAGctaaattttaaaacttttggAGGTTCTAGGAGATCAATcctaataaaaaagaaacaaaagaaagagtGCTAGAAGGTGATAGATAATTGAGTCCTTGTTGGATGATTGTACCAAATAGTAATATACATTATTCATCCACAAATTTTACTTACGTCCAaagcaaacaaaacaagatagaagtgttcaccaaaaaaaaaaaaacaaaatagaagtTCATACTactaaaaaaatgtataaacgAAATACTCCCCGCCCCAACTTCCTTAACTGTAGATCGTAGCTGGCTAGTAAATTGAAGGGAGGATGGCGTTGAAAACATATTATGAACTTGTCAACCCAAGCCCTTCAAACACCACAACTTTTATAAACATCCACAAGCGAATGATTATGGGTTTCAGATCTTGAAGTACTTGTATCCATACTCTGTGTTGGTCATCCCCTCTTCCCAATCACCCATGTTACGGCCACCAAAAACTATCTGTTGAATGCCCAGATATCTGCCACCAAGAAAGCAAGGAAACAATGTCAACGTAGTCAATCTCTGTCCAGACTCGATAACTCTCTTGTTAGTTTTACTTTAGATTATTCAAACTTACTCTGTACTCAAGACTGTCAAGCAGTTGA from Pyrus communis chromosome 4, drPyrComm1.1, whole genome shotgun sequence harbors:
- the LOC137730494 gene encoding katanin p80 WD40 repeat-containing subunit B1 homolog KTN80.4-like isoform X2 encodes the protein MTTKRAYKLQEFVAHSAAVNCLKIGRKSSRVLVTGGEDHKVNLWAIGKPNALLSLSGHTSGIDSVSFDSSEVLVAAGAASGTIKLWDLEEAKIVRTLTGHRSNCISVDFHPFGEFFASGSLDTNLKIWDIRKKGCIHTYKGHTRGVNAIRFTPDGRWVVSGGEDNTVKLWDLTAGKLLHDFKCHEGQVQCIDFHPHEFLLATGSADRTVKFWDLETFELIGSAGPETTGVRSLTFSPDGRALLCGLHESLKVFSWEPIRCHDAVEVGWSRLSDLNVHEGKLLGCSYNQSCVGVWVVDISRIEPYAIGNASRLSGHSESKSLSGGNLSVLNENAAKSSLGRLSVSQNSDSLVKETKSLGRLSVSQNSDLVKEPKIIASTGIVPGAPQRISMNSSPKTIVASSVAVPNASTLKRSSTKTHSTANIPTFNKSDVIPVIVPRTSMRSELSAESRKEVSVAGRPLAFSLQSKATDFRKLSNSREEVDKPAVSSVSESPASKAIELSSAADKNGFSTVLSSTQGIHAEKNTKDDIYFGPGKHETSSMMAPTASYQHESYEAPGHKVSREAFSAEGQRGGRLHSIAVNWEKRDRYSNYEGPTSNGTLGTASAPNIIPLNAFKQRGYPTSTEKETVSASDEDAIADLLEKHDKFVGSMQSRVAKLQVVYRYWERNDVKGVLGAMEKMADHAVIADVVSIMTQKFDIVTLDICTCLLPLLTGLLESNMDRHLGISLEMLLKLVRVFGSVIYSAISASSSVGVDIEAEKRLERCNICFVELEKVKCCLPALTRGGSIAKAAQELNLALQEVS
- the LOC137730494 gene encoding katanin p80 WD40 repeat-containing subunit B1 homolog KTN80.3-like isoform X3, with protein sequence MTTKRAYKLQEFVAHSAAVNCLKIGRKSSRVLVTGGEDHKVNLWAIGKPNALLSLSGHTSGIDSVSFDSSEVLVAAGAASGTIKLWDLEEAKIVRTLTGHRSNCISVDFHPFGEFFASGSLDTNLKIWDIRKKGCIHTYKGHTRGVNAIRFTPDGRWVVSGGEDNTVKLWDLTAGKLLHDFKCHEGQVQCIDFHPHEFLLATGSADRTVKFWDLETFELIGSAGPETTGVRSLTFSPDGRALLCGLHESLKVFSWEPIRCHDAVEVGWSRLSDLNVHEGKLLGCSYNQSCVGVWVVDISRIEPYAIGNASRLSGHSESKSLSGGNLSVLNENAAKSSLGRLSVSQNSDSLVKETKSLGRLSVSQNSDLVKEPKIIASTGIVPGAPQRISMNSSPKTIVASSVAVPNASTLKRSSTKTHSTANIPTFNKSDVIPVIVPRTSMRSELSAESRKEVSVAGRPLAFSLQSKATDFRKLSNSREEVDKPAVSSVSESPASKAIELSSAADKNGFSTVLSSTQGIHAEKNTKDDIYFGPGKHETSSMMAPTASYQHESYEAPGHKVSREAFSAEGQRGGRLHSIAVNWEKRDRYSNYEGPTSNGTLGTASAPNIIPLNAFKQRGYPTSTEKETVSASDEDAIADLLEKHDKFVGSMQSRVAKLQVVYRYWERNDVKGVLGAMEKMADHAVIADVVSIMTQKFDIVTLDICTCLLPLLTGLLESNMDRKKGGVGCWWL
- the LOC137730494 gene encoding katanin p80 WD40 repeat-containing subunit B1 homolog KTN80.4-like isoform X1; this translates as MTTKRAYKLQEFVAHSAAVNCLKIGRKSSRVLVTGGEDHKVNLWAIGKPNALLSLSGHTSGIDSVSFDSSEVLVAAGAASGTIKLWDLEEAKIVRTLTGHRSNCISVDFHPFGEFFASGSLDTNLKIWDIRKKGCIHTYKGHTRGVNAIRFTPDGRWVVSGGEDNTVKLWDLTAGKLLHDFKCHEGQVQCIDFHPHEFLLATGSADRTVKFWDLETFELIGSAGPETTGVRSLTFSPDGRALLCGLHESLKVFSWEPIRCHDAVEVGWSRLSDLNVHEGKLLGCSYNQSCVGVWVVDISRIEPYAIGNASRLSGHSESKSLSGGNLSVLNENAAKSSLGRLSVSQNSDSLVKETKSLGRLSVSQNSDLVKEPKIIASTGIVPGAPQRISMNSSPKTIVASSVAVPNASTLKRSSTKTHSTANIPTFNKSDVIPVIVPRTSMRSELSAESRKEVSVAGRPLAFSLQSKATDFRKLSNSREEVDKPAVSSVSESPASKAIELSSAADKNGFSTVLSSTQGIHAEKNTKDDIYFGPGKHETSSMMAPTASYQHESYEAPGHKVSREAFSAEGQRGGRLHSIAVNWEKRDRYSNYEGPTSNGTLGTASAPNIIPLNAFKQRGYPTSTEKETVSASDEDAIADLLEKHDKFVGSMQSRVAKLQVVYRYWERNDVKGVLGAMEKMADHAVIADVVSIMTQKFDIVTLDICTCLLPLLTGLLESNMDRHLGISLEMLLKLVRVFGSVIYSAISASSSVGVDIEAEKRLERCNICFVELEKVKCCLPALTRRGGSIAKAAQELNLALQEVS